Proteins encoded in a region of the Carassius gibelio isolate Cgi1373 ecotype wild population from Czech Republic chromosome B5, carGib1.2-hapl.c, whole genome shotgun sequence genome:
- the LOC127958667 gene encoding protein phosphatase 1D, producing the protein MNPDLSLRVSVFSEQGGRKYMEDLTEVIVELEPSDSERGAAGHTDPKSDQELVSESDPSDSTNKPSPVTVTWSNTLSTEESDGTEPAAGDNRRSVAFFAVFDGHGGREAALFARDHLWDFLKQQRDFWSKDYLKVCAAIRKGFIACHHAMWKKLPEWPKTLTGLPSTSGTTASVVVIRGDCMFVAHVGDSSVVLGVREDPADKVIKAVEVTQDHKPELPKEKQRIEGLGGSVVKKSGVNRVVWKRPRLTHNGPVRRSTPIDQIPFLAVARALGDLWSYDFYSGEFVVSPEPDTNVVTLDPKRHRYIIVGSDGLWNMVPPQEAVTVCQSHDEAVAPFGMSVARRLGCHALMRWRQRMLRADNTSVIVIALPEPGKPHLPMHRDEVILSLAEGPHCDPAIGSRSITPLIKTPDPDPSSASSESLPALERRNGLSGVSLSAEPLLEENFPYTELTDKAALTLCPSEGNRTPEMPLSPPDVSSPVGKRPRRSPLIPSSSHRRTSERSVPKRNAGKSPKRTPSVPILQPRKATLCVC; encoded by the exons ATGAATCCCGACCTATCGCTGCGAGTGAGCGTCTTCTCCGAACAAGGAGGACGGAAATACATGGAGGATTTAACGGAGGTGATCGTGGAGCTGGAGCCCAGCGACAGTGAGAGGGGAGCGGCCGGGCACACCGATCCAAAGTCGGATCAAGAGCTGGTCTCTGAAAGCGATCCGTCGGACAGCACAAACAAGCCTTCACCTGTGACGGTAACGTGGAGTAACACACTGTCCACCGAGGAGAGCGACGGGACGGAGCCGGCTGCGGGGGACAACAGGAGATCGGTCGCGTTCTTCGCCGTGTTTGACGGCCACGGAGGGCGAGAAGCTGCGCTGTTCGCTCGAGATCATCTCTGGGATTTTCTCAAGCAGCAGCGGGACTTTTGGTCGAAGGATTACCTGAAAGTTTGTGCCGCAATTCGCAAGGGTTTCATCGCATGTCATCATGCAATGTGGAAAAAGCTTC CTGAATGGCCGAAGACATTAACTGGCCTCCCCAGTACTTCGGGCACTACAGCCAGTGTGGTGGTCATCAGAGGGGACTGCATGTTTGTGGCTCATGTCGGGGACTCGTCTGTTGTGTTGGGTGTGAGGGAAGATCCCGCTGATAAAGTCATCAAAGCAGTGGAGGTCACTCAAGACCACAAGCCCGAGCTCCCAAAAGAGAAGCAGAGAATTGAGGGACTGGGTGGCAG TGTGGTGAAGAAGTCTGGTGTGAACCGCGTGGTGTGGAAGAGGCCTAGACTAACTCACAACGGTCCGGTCAGAAGGAGCACCCCGATCGATCAGATCCCCTTCCTTGCTGTCGCCAGAGCTCTGG GTGATCTATGGAGCTATGACTTCTATAGTGGAGAGTTTGTGGTGTCTCCTGAGCCTGACACCAATGTGGTGACCCTTGACCCCAAACGGCATCGTTACATCATCGTCGGCAGTGATGGCCTTTGGAACATGGTGCCACCACAGGAAGCCGTGACTGTGTGCCAGAGCCATGATGAGGCTGTG GCACCTTTTGGGATGTCGGTTGCACGTCGGTTGGGGTGCCATGCATTGATGCGATGGCGTCAGCGGATGCTCCGTGCAGACAACACCAGCGTCATAGTTATTGCCCTTCCTGAGCCTGGAAAACCCCACCTACCTATGCACAGAGACGAGGTCATACTTAGCCTGGCAGAGGGCCCACACTGTGACCCCGCAATAGGGTCCCGCTCCATCACGCCACTCATTAAG ACCCCTGATCCAGACCCGTCCTCAGCCAGCAGTGAGTCTTTGCCGGCGCTGGAGAGGAGGAACGGTTTGTCAGGAGTGAGTCTGAGCGCAGAACCCCTGCTAGAGGAAAACTTCCCTTACACTGAGCTCACGGACAAAGCTGCCTTGACTCTGTGCCCCAGCGAGGGTAACCGGACCCCAGAGATGCCCCTGTCCCCACCGGATGTGTCAAGCCCGGTGGGGAAGAGGCCCAGACGGAGCCCCCTCATCCCAAGCAGCTCCCACCGGAGGACTAGTGAACGCTCCGTGCCCAAACGCAATGCTGGCAAAAGTCCCAAACGGACCCCCAGCGTCCCTATACTACAGCCCCGCAAAGCAACCCTCTGCGTCTGCTGA
- the LOC127957177 gene encoding uncharacterized protein LOC127957177 isoform X2 has product MADECLHSVQLELEAVGKQIRDLEQRQAQLRERRATLESSRADAHKSGVSIQRAVNSPTTSTPCVSLRRAGAQRTRSSQMSFTATPGHHGPWVHPQRRTRAGSRATTSPPPAFEISLQNRFAPLRETGRDAVIIGDSIVRHIPAILKDDESPRAVVLHAGVNDTTLRQTETLKRDFRSLIETVRSTTPAATIVVSGPLPTYRRGHERFSRLFALNEWLLSWCKEQKLLFVNNWNLFWERPRLFRADGLHPSRIGAELLSDNISRTLRSM; this is encoded by the exons atggcggatgaatgtctccactctgtgcagctcgagctcgaggccgtggggaagcagattcgcgacctggaacagaggcaggcccagctgagagagcggagagccacgctggaatcatcccgggctgacgctcacaagtccggggtaagtatacagcgtgctgttaacagtcccaccacgtctactccgtgtgtttctctgcgcagggcCGGTGCACaaaggacgcgatcttcccagatgtccttcactgcgacgccgggacaccacggaccctgggtgcatccacagcggaggacacgagccgggtcccgggcgacgacttctccccctcctgccttcgagatctccctccagaaccgcttcgctcccctccgcgagacaggacgcgacgctgtgatcatcggagactccatcgtccgacac atacccgcgatcctgaaggacgacgagagccccagagcggtcgtgcttcacgccggggttaacgacaccacgctgcggcagacggagacgctgaagagggacttcaggagcctgatcgagacggttcgcagcacgacgccggCGGcaacgatcgtcgtgtcaggaccactgcccacgtatcgacgaggacacgaaaggttcagtagactttttgctttaaatgaatggttgttgtcatggtgtaaagaacagaaactgctatttgttaataactggaatcttttctgggagcgtcctagactgtttcgcgctgatggattacaccccagcagaattggagcggagcttctctctgacaacatctccaggacacttcgctccatgtga
- the LOC127957177 gene encoding uncharacterized protein LOC127957177 isoform X1: MADECLHSVQLELEAVGKQIRDLEQRQAQLRERRATLESSRADAHKSGVSIQRAVNSPTTSTPCVSLRRAGAQRTRSSQMSFTATPGHHGPWVHPQRRTRAGSRATTSPPPAFEISLQNRFAPLRETGRDAVIIGDSIVRHVSATLAEGKVHTHCLPGARVLDVSAQIPAILKDDESPRAVVLHAGVNDTTLRQTETLKRDFRSLIETVRSTTPAATIVVSGPLPTYRRGHERFSRLFALNEWLLSWCKEQKLLFVNNWNLFWERPRLFRADGLHPSRIGAELLSDNISRTLRSM, encoded by the coding sequence atggcggatgaatgtctccactctgtgcagctcgagctcgaggccgtggggaagcagattcgcgacctggaacagaggcaggcccagctgagagagcggagagccacgctggaatcatcccgggctgacgctcacaagtccggggtaagtatacagcgtgctgttaacagtcccaccacgtctactccgtgtgtttctctgcgcagggcCGGTGCACaaaggacgcgatcttcccagatgtccttcactgcgacgccgggacaccacggaccctgggtgcatccacagcggaggacacgagccgggtcccgggcgacgacttctccccctcctgccttcgagatctccctccagaaccgcttcgctcccctccgcgagacaggacgcgacgctgtgatcatcggagactccatcgtccgacacgtaagtgctacgttagccgaaggtaaagtgcacactcattgtttgcctggtgctcgtgttctcgatgtttctgcgcagatacccgcgatcctgaaggacgacgagagccccagagcggtcgtgcttcacgccggggttaacgacaccacgctgcggcagacggagacgctgaagagggacttcaggagcctgatcgagacggttcgcagcacgacgccggCGGcaacgatcgtcgtgtcaggaccactgcccacgtatcgacgaggacacgaaaggttcagtagactttttgctttaaatgaatggttgttgtcatggtgtaaagaacagaaactgctatttgttaataactggaatcttttctgggagcgtcctagactgtttcgcgctgatggattacaccccagcagaattggagcggagcttctctctgacaacatctccaggacacttcgctccatgtga